A segment of the Bombus huntii isolate Logan2020A chromosome 14, iyBomHunt1.1, whole genome shotgun sequence genome:
ATATCTTCGGAATCGATAACGATTGATGAGGGCCGATTATAATGTGTATCATCGGCTGATACGTTGGGTTTCGGTTGAGGTGGTGCTATGGACCCGGGAAAACATGGTTGTTGTTGCTCGATCAAACTGATTACTGGTGAAGTTTGTTGTGTCTGAGGCAATTCAGACGAGGATGGTACAACTGGGATAACCGGTGGTTCTGGGAATAATTCTGCCTTCAAATTAGGTAAAAATGCATCGATCGTCCTCCAAGTTGGAGTCCACAGATTCGATGTTGGAGCCAATACATTAGCGGAAGACATGACCAGTAACATATTCTTCAACGATTCCGGTATGGCTTCGAAAAGAAGTTCGCTATTATCGGCATGCATATAAGCACGGAGTAAACTTAAAACGGTAAGCCAGAGTGGTAAAAATCCAGGAAGGGTTAACAACGGATTCAAATGATGAAGGAACACTTTTGATAATAACATGGCTGCTCTCACTCTTGTCTCCTCTACACCGATAGGATCATTCGATGCTATTGGTCCAAGTAACTGAGCCAGTAGAGGGAACAGAACCTGTTCCAAACACTGAGACCACTCCACTGCTGATAATTGTGCTAAGTCGTGAGCAAGTAGGGTACTTTGAAGATATGTTATAGCTGCCGTGCGTACCTGTCTGCGAGCATCGCAACACAACCTCGCGATTCCTTGCAACAAAGGCCTCCACACGTGTAACCATAATGAAACATTTTCTGTACCATTCCCTTCTTCTGCCCACCATCGAAATACTTGGGCGATCCTGGTATGAAGCGTGTGCATCAGATCCAGCAATTGTATAGGACTCTGTTGATAGGTAGCAGCGGTAGCTGCAGCAACAGGTTCATCAATTGGACTGAAtactttgtttctttttcccgAACACTGAAGGACTGCTTCGGCGAATGTCCTCACGCAACGAATACATAATTCGAAGTTAAATGGAGTTACATGAGCCACATCTCTGACTAGAAACGTTAAGCTTTCACAGCATTTAACAAAGGCAGCAGGGTCGTGAGGTTGTAAATCGCGGTCCAAGACTATCGTATCGGCAGCAACAGGCAACGGTGCTTCCGTCCCTGTTGGAGACACTAGTACCCATTCAGGCACAGGACTAATCGGTCTAGGATCCAATATCGATGTTCTAGAATTGGTTGCTTCATCCAGTACGGTGTTCGATTGTTTTGGCAGCAACGCTCCGGCACCTGCACACTCCAACAAATTGAACACCACTTTCCAATCTTCCGTACTGTGAATATTAGCGGCGCCAGTTTTAAGCAACTCGAACAAACCATACGCGATCTGTCTCGCGAGTGGTGTACTCGTAGAAGAAGGCAGATGAGCCAAGGGCAACAAAGGAGGCAAAACGGTGCACGCGTATTCTTCTCCTCGTAGTAACCTAATCGCTAATCTCAACATTCCAACAGCCACTCGTTCCAAAAGGTATGGGTGATTTTCACGTGCAGCTGTTGTTAATAGTCCATCTAGATAACCTTGAACTACTGGCCAAATGCACGCTACTCTATCACGATTTTGAATAGTTACTTCCAACAATAATTCCAGCAAAAATACAGATACATCTTCGTCGTGAGAATTTGGCAATACCAAAGCACCGACAAGAGACCGAAGCGATTCGACTTGCAAGAATTTGCTTTCCTCGATAATTTGTTTAAGATAGCAAGTCCCAATAAATTCTGCAGCTCTTTTTCTTGCAGTCGTTTCCGCTGGATGAGACATGCGTGAGGTATCCATTGCTATATAGGAATATAAACTAGATAATATTCCCTGATCCACCGGAGCTGGTTTAGGTGTAATAGGTTCTCGAAGTAACGATATCTTCCCGGATGGATCGATAAAATCTTCTCCTTCAGTCAGACTCTTCGGCAATAGTCTTGCCTTGTATAACGATTGCAGACAATCGATGATATTTTTCCACGACGCTCTTATTACATCCCCGTGTATATGAGTAATTTTGAACAGTGTACGTGCAGCTAATTGACACCTGCTACTTCCACCCAGTTGTAAAACTACTTGATCAGGCTCACCACCAGTCGCCAGACCCGTAAACTTGCATAAACTTACTATAAGAGTATCCAAATCACTGGTCATCCCATAATGAGCACTAATTGAAGCGCAACTGcaacataaataaaaacatGCGTTTTTATCGTTATTACCAATATATTCctattttttattacgatattttaatctcagtttaatttaatttaatttaatcgatATATGAAACAAACAGGTAGAAAGTTTCAGCGACTCGACGTTGTAACGATCTATCGGGCGCTTTGTCATACGCTCTGCAAAGAGCACTTATAATAGGAGCCCATGCTTCTTCAGCTAGTTCCTTATCCACAAATTCACCACAATTCCCAATCCTTAAGTAGAAACTTTCAAGACCGACGCCTCTACGTAATAGAACTTTCCACAAGTAATTATCTTTGACCAATCCAGTCTGTTCAGCAGGCATCACGATTTCTTCACCTCTAACAAAAGACGTATAATATACAAGCGATTCGTAAACACTAAATACcataataattattgttaaaGAGCATAAAGGAAagtaattttactttatagAAGCATATATCTCATCAAGCATCCCTTGATCGAAATCAGCACCGCCGTTCaccttttttaaatttcttttaaattcgtCGACAGTCATAGGATTGTTTTGTCGCTTTACATTGTAATTATGTTGATCAACATTTAACATAATTACAGCATACGCTAAAGTAAATGCAGCATCTGCTGATGCAAACGGCCTTCCATTACTGTCCTAGAGATCAAACAGAagattctttatattttaactcATTATACTACattatatacgtaatatgtggAATACCAGACTTACATGCCAATGTTCTGCAAATTTTTCAAGCAACAAAGAAATAAGTGGAGCTTCACCAGGAAGTCTGAAAGACTCCAGATAAAGTCGTAGAGCTTGATCGATTCGCATATCCTTCAAATCAAAATTATGAACGAAACAATTTAAAAcgcttttattttcttttttactaaTATATTCTCCAATAGCTTTTTTGTCAAGCCCAGGGTTCTCCTTCAAGAATTTGGCTACTTTCTCTGGATCAGGATTACCTGGACTTCCACCCAGAAGACCATGTTCTGTAAGTTTAGCGATTCCCTCTCGCggattttcattaaatttttccGTACCGTGTACCAACCACTGTATGGGAAGAATACATacttataaaatttttcttaacaatagaaaaaaagaaatagaaaaagatgaaataagaacggaacgaaatggaaaaaaagaCAACAAAAAATACAAGGTTTATTTTAAAACGTAATTAACTAAATACAAACCCGCTTATTTGCCTTTATAGCCAGCAGTTCCTCTCGTGTTGGAAGATTTGGTGATGCACTATGCCGAGACGGTTTACACAATTCTTTGTAGCCTTTACATCTGATTGCCATTCCAGAGATCAATGTAAATATGGCATCCAAGGAAACGAATTGCATATTCTGCATGTTACCTATTAGTGCTGAAGCATTCtaagaacaaaatatatcgagtgcaatttttaataaaaaagatatatttaataaacatttatatCTGTTTCGCATATTGGAATCAATATATTGTATACCTTTGACAAAAGTTTCATTAATTCTTCATATAAATTAGTAGAATATAATCCGCAATCGTAGTTTAAGTACAATTCTGCTGGTAAACCGGGTATTCTCCATAATTGTACAATGGCCTCTAAAATTAAGGAAAGTTGAATTTCCATTACATAATTGCAGGTAAACTTCCACAAACTATaactaataatatatatgatatcCATACCGAGAGCTAGTTCACGTTGTTCATATGATATCCTATTCGAATCTGAACTTATTATTTCCATCAATTTGCTTATATAATGCTccatttgaaatttcaaatgttCCCTTTGCGATTCAAATAACAAGAATGATACTTGCAAATTCACTGCAAGGATCGACAATCGATCTGTGCCAAGAAGCTGGtaaatacaattataattattatacagcTTTTTACATTCCTATTTCCAagtaaaattaacaaaaataaatacgaaTGATTACTGCATCATCATTACCAAGATAAGATTTCTACAAAGATCATCTTTCACAAGCACCAATAACGACTGAAAATTGGAAAGATAATCGGCAGCTGTTTCTAAGACTACTTGTAGTAAAGTGAGCCCAAGATGTGTCATAACTTCGCTATTTTGTTTATCAAGGGGACTACACAAAGACACAAGAAACCTAAATAATTCACGGACACATAGAGCACCATATGGTGCTAATTGTTGATGTGGCATAAAACGAACTCCTTGCgcatttatatattcttcGACTTGTTCAGATTCTTTGGCTTTAGATACTTTGTTCGCACTACTTGAATTTTCATCTACCAATAAATCCTCTACACTTCCTGTCggagattttattaattccaCATTTTTCTCGTCGTCGACTGATTTTTTTAGATTTTCTGCAAAACCaaaaaaatgataattaaaactgcaattaaaaaaaattaatataagtaCCTTGATTTCCTTCctttaataaatttacttttttaGTTTGATTGTGTTCATCTATTTCTGCATTTTCCATGCTTTTATCTACTTTCTGTAAAACTTGTTCTTTATCATTCACAATGCTTGTTTTATCCTCTATTtcgttaatattttctttacatTCTTTGATATCCTTTAAATCTTCTTTCGCCCTTTTTGTATCCGATCCATCTTCCTGCTTGAtggtattatttatattatttaaatcctttttattatgatccttgttttcattcttttcttcttcggcTTTTTCAGCACTACCTTGATCCAAAGAACCTTGCATATCAACTATATTTCCCGCCGAAGTAACCGGTGTTGTTAAACAACCTGGTCTAACTCTATCAGTTGGACTTGGAATATCAATATGTTGACTTTCAATATCCCCTGCACTATCTGTATTCTGCCTTGCTTTCTGCTTTGAGTgacttttatttcttctatttttactACGGCTATTTTCCATAttatttgttctcattttctGAAAAGGTACACATAAcatatcaaaatattatatttcactgACATATTTATTAACTTACTTTCATATTCAAGACTCTAGTATCATCTACAAATTGGGGTAGTCGAGTGAAAAGATGTTGCACCATGTCTCTCAAACAATGTTCAGCTGCTTTCCTTAATAATTCTGTAACCAAAGAAACATTGTTGAAATTaaggaaaaattttaatatgttgAGAATCCTTACCACTGAGGCGTGATTCAAAACATATTCTAAAACAACTGAGCATAATTTCACAAATGCTTTCATTCGAAAGATAATCTCCAGCTGGTGATAGCATAAGAGCTCTCAAGACCTGGAGTATTCTCATTAAAACAACCCCATCTCCTGATGCATCAGTCCCAACAAATCTTGCATGCGTAACAGCATCTGCAATTGATTCTACACATTGTGCTATTGCAGGATGATCAGAATCTGTGAAAACAATAATATTCTAATACATGTTTCTGAAAATATCTTTAATGGATAAAATAAGAGATATATACTTGTCGGAGATGGAAAGACAGCGGGATTTCCCGTCCCGTTGGGAAAAACCCCAATACACTAGTCCAgactaataaaatatcttgcttttgcaatctcgcgacTTGATCCGCAATAAGGGGTAAAGGATACCGATCCGGGACCGTATTTTCATTTAGTTCTCGAAAATCTACCAATCATCTATCTGAACCATCTTTCGTCTTCGCGAGTAACATAGGACTCGCGAACGGCGAATTACTAGGCCTTATGATAGTTGGCTCTAATAAATTCGCTTATTCTCTCACGTACTCTTCTGCGCTCTTCCTCGCGAAGTCTATTAGGACTTCTTTGTACGGCGATGTTAGGATCACTTAATTGTAGTTCTAACTGGCCTGTATTTACGCGAGTATGTAGGAAACCCGTACCGAGTgaatctttgaattttcgaaaagaaagattaatcgactTTTATCACTACCCTGCCCGCCATTGTCACTTCATTAACATCGATCTCGTCTTCGGCAGTTTTATTACAGGCATTAATTATTTGTCTTACACATAGCAAGgctattttgtgtaatattacgtcaaaacctTGACTTGAAATTTCACAATCAATCGCGatatcatattttaaaataactatCAGTGAGGACATGACGAATTTATTTCTAATGCAAAACCACTAACGCCGGCAACGAACAAGAGTCGagatgtacaaatatttctcatcCACCACATTACAACTATATCAATCGTTCTTTTGCCGGAAAATCTCAAGACTACGGATTCTTTAATCAATGAACACTCGACTCCAAAAATCGGGGTGAAATGGAAACGACTCACCCGGATGACTTGATCCATCAGTTGATGCTTCCACTATGTAGAAATCGATTCGACGCtcgttattgaaattatattcaggGCACTGCTTTCTAAGGATTTTTTTCCCTAATCAAATTGACAGCTGCGCATCATGCAGCGAAATCGGTCGTAAGCTCTTGCAGTGTTATAACCGGcactgatcccacttctgatgtcggagTCAGGTTGGCATTTTGGAGCGTTCGatgaacctttacttactttaccgtCGCGGATGTAGCCAATATTTATCAGTACGAATGTGGACACTACAAGAGGCTATGAGTAATGGTAATAGGATGGTCAAGATAATGgtgacaacgaattcaggtttgataacgaatccacgatcCACGGGAGGACAAGTATCAACGTACTGGCAATTCGTCCAACAACTCTAACACTCTAACTCTCTTAATCCAAAAGAGGCTGCCCTTATATACTCCTGTCCCCGCTTATCGGgttaatctttgtttttaaggagagccataTAATCATTTCATACCTCTGTTAGGTACATGTCCTTCCCTTGACCGTGGCTATGTCCAGTGACCCGCCATGTCACTTCAAGCCCAaacccatcgtcataaagtcagattggaacattaagactatttcttatttttattacttaagggcggctatagtaaaagtctggactagtGTATTGGGGTTTTTCCCAACATTCCGGACAGGAAATCCCGCTGTCTTTCCATCTCTGACATACTTATGAGTCCATAAGATATGATTTTATTAACAGCAGACAAAGCAAGGCTTGTAACAGGTCCAGTTGTTTCTTCTGATCTTATAATTTCCAGAAATGGTGCCAGAAACACACCTGGTTCCAAATAAGATAAATCTTTTGCCTCATTTAGTGCTTCTTTTAAACTATATAATCCTTTTATAAGAGTATCCTGATCATCATCCTTGAAAATAACCACAAAAAATGCAGATTAAGATTCAAAAATGTATAACAATTTCAATTCAAACAAttacattatactatattaacATCCGTTACTATATGTTACTACTATTCTATTTACTACAACCTGTTTGCCTTGATAATGGTCAAAATATATCCACGTGACAATGACACGcgtatatgtaaatataattaataattcaattgATAGACATAAGATTATAACTGTACGAAATGGAACATATGTTTTCCCATAAAAAGAATTAGGATAACAAAGATCGTTCTAACCTGATGAGAGTGAGAGGACCATCGAGCGCTTCGTCTCATAGCCGTTACCAGGAGGCAGAGCTCACCCTCGACAACGTATAAGCCACCTCCCGGATAGGCCATTTCTACGATTCTGCCCATCTTTTTTACAACACTTGTCCTTTACACCATCTTTACTCCAGAGAAACCTTAGAAAATACTCAATAATCTGTAACGTCAAGTGTCAAGGGAACACTCAACACGATAGTCGTCGAGTTGTCAATTTGAAGAGGCGTTCAAAACTGTGCCATTACAACTCGCATTTGCGCCATCTATACACCACCtagcaaataaattaaaaatcatcGATGCTTGTAatcatattaatataaattatctaATACTTTTTTAGACACTTAAATTCTGCTTGCTAACTTTCATGGAACCCTTAATTTTCAAAAACAGTACTTTCATTTCACAGCTTCCTAAAAATTAGTCCCATGCTCCCGtttggaaattattttattaatgtcaGTTCATAAACAACGtcattaacaaaatttttataaaatatataaatcaggaaagaagaataataaatggatataaatttttaatatcatcaagtagtagtaaaaacaaatagatattaaattacataagATAATTATCTTAATGCAAGATAAAGTATAAGTATAGcataagatataaagtataGGATAAGATATATCATCATTCACCATATGTACAACGAGTTCGAACATTAGACGAGTTTTAAAGAATAATTGTAAGTATTGTTAGCcactaaaaaaataaaaagtgtatatatataatgcatacatacacacacacatatatatatatatatatatcaaaccttttacattaaaataaaaaagtcgacaccgatattttttaacaagcTAATGTAGAATCAAGAAATGTAAGTATCAGAAATTGTAAActttgtatttaaataattgatttCTTTTGGAACAAATCGATTTCTTCAGTGACAGTATTTTGTTTAAGTAACAAAATAATGagctaaaaaagaaaacttcgCACTGGAGAGAGTAGATCATTTTTCTCGCGCCTATCAAATGCATATTTCATCTTAAActaaaaattggaaatgaacatgtataaaatttctttaggTTTTATTAGTGACatgttaaatataattcttAAAATGAATACAACTTACATAGTCGGCGAAAAAAATTATGAGACAGGTAGTAAAATTCGCAGATTTTTAATTTGGTAGAAATGTAGCAAAACGACATGgagataaatttaatttctgtataATAAGTAATCAAAATAGAAGTTAGAATACAAGACCAAGTgtactattatattattataataacgATTTTACCAATTTAATATGATGGATCTATCAATTTCCAGAGCAGAGGAAGTCGCTATGCCTACAACGAAAGATCAAGTTCATGAATTCATTGGATCTCACAGCATTGTGATTTTTTCTAAGACCACTTGTCC
Coding sequences within it:
- the LOC126873200 gene encoding Golgi-specific brefeldin A-resistance guanine nucleotide exchange factor 1, with amino-acid sequence MGRIVEMAYPGGGLYVVEGELCLLVTAMRRSARWSSHSHQDDDQDTLIKGLYSLKEALNEAKDLSYLEPGVFLAPFLEIIRSEETTGPVTSLALSAVNKIISYGLINSDHPAIAQCVESIADAVTHARFVGTDASGDGVVLMRILQVLRALMLSPAGDYLSNESICEIMLSCFRICFESRLSELLRKAAEHCLRDMVQHLFTRLPQFVDDTRVLNMKKMRTNNMENSRSKNRRNKSHSKQKARQNTDSAGDIESQHIDIPSPTDRVRPGCLTTPVTSAGNIVDMQGSLDQGSAEKAEEEKNENKDHNKKDLNNINNTIKQEDGSDTKRAKEDLKDIKECKENINEIEDKTSIVNDKEQVLQKVDKSMENAEIDEHNQTKKVNLLKEGNQENLKKSVDDEKNVELIKSPTGSVEDLLVDENSSSANKVSKAKESEQVEEYINAQGVRFMPHQQLAPYGALCVRELFRFLVSLCSPLDKQNSEVMTHLGLTLLQVVLETAADYLSNFQSLLVLVKDDLCRNLILLLGTDRLSILAVNLQVSFLLFESQREHLKFQMEHYISKLMEIISSDSNRISYEQRELALEAIVQLWRIPGLPAELYLNYDCGLYSTNLYEELMKLLSKNASALIGNMQNMQFVSLDAIFTLISGMAIRCKGYKELCKPSRHSASPNLPTREELLAIKANKRWLVHGTEKFNENPREGIAKLTEHGLLGGSPGNPDPEKVAKFLKENPGLDKKAIGEYISKKENKSVLNCFVHNFDLKDMRIDQALRLYLESFRLPGEAPLISLLLEKFAEHWHDSNGRPFASADAAFTLAYAVIMLNVDQHNYNVKRQNNPMTVDEFKRNLKKVNGGADFDQGMLDEIYASIKGEEIVMPAEQTGLVKDNYLWKVLLRRGVGLESFYLRIGNCGEFVDKELAEEAWAPIISALCRAYDKAPDRSLQRRVAETFYLCASISAHYGMTSDLDTLIVSLCKFTGLATGGEPDQVVLQLGGSSRCQLAARTLFKITHIHGDVIRASWKNIIDCLQSLYKARLLPKSLTEGEDFIDPSGKISLLREPITPKPAPVDQGILSSLYSYIAMDTSRMSHPAETTARKRAAEFIGTCYLKQIIEESKFLQVESLRSLVGALVLPNSHDEDVSVFLLELLLEVTIQNRDRVACIWPVVQGYLDGLLTTAARENHPYLLERVAVGMLRLAIRLLRGEEYACTVLPPLLPLAHLPSSTSTPLARQIAYGLFELLKTGAANIHSTEDWKVVFNLLECAGAGALLPKQSNTVLDEATNSRTSILDPRPISPVPEWVLVSPTGTEAPLPVAADTIVLDRDLQPHDPAAFVKCCESLTFLVRDVAHVTPFNFELCIRCVRTFAEAVLQCSGKRNKVFSPIDEPVAAATAATYQQSPIQLLDLMHTLHTRIAQVFRWWAEEGNGTENVSLWLHVWRPLLQGIARLCCDARRQVRTAAITYLQSTLLAHDLAQLSAVEWSQCLEQVLFPLLAQLLGPIASNDPIGVEETRVRAAMLLSKVFLHHLNPLLTLPGFLPLWLTVLSLLRAYMHADNSELLFEAIPESLKNMLLVMSSANVLAPTSNLWTPTWRTIDAFLPNLKAELFPEPPVIPVVPSSSELPQTQQTSPVISLIEQQQPCFPGSIAPPQPKPNVSADDTHYNRPSSIVIDSEDMSAIVASTIPKVSNEENSECLSKSIICGNKDLEKATTVNVKNEYEERRQQLQYQQALLHSQSEQHLPYNQEIEHAGALNSSLRTDTSQTMTVDSAATTMFNSAAYFTEDPAADRLFAVTNP